The Acidobacteriaceae bacterium genome contains the following window.
CATAGACGAACGCGACCATCGCGACTAGCTCAAGCAGGAAGATGCCGTAGTTCGCAAAGTAGTACGCGGAAATCTCGTTCCAGCGCGACGGATGAAAGATGATCTGCGCCGCGGCGAGCACCGCCGGATAAAGCGGATGCCAGTAGCCGTTAACCACGCCCGCCCAGCGATGCGCGTGCAGCAGATCGGCGATGTCCATGTAGCAGACCGCATCGCCGTCCAGCAGGTAAGGCTCATATTTCGTCGCCAGCCAGCCAATCGGAACCAGAAGCAACAGGTACACGATCAGCAGCTTGCGCAGGCGCGACTGGGACATCCAGGAGGCTCCGGGTGCTTGCTTAAGAATACCTTGCAGCGCCTGTCCGCGAGACTTCGCGCTACAGGATGTAACGGCTGAGGTCCTGATTCTTCACGATGCTCGCGACCTGCTGCTGCACGTATTCGCGTGTCACAGTGAGCACCTTTTCCGTGTGGCCCTTTTCCGTCGTGCGCTCATGGAGCGGTGGCACGGCGGGCAGCTTCGCTCCGTCGTGCGCGTTCGCTTCCGCCGGCGGCTTCACGATGTCGGGCGCGTGGAAGCTGATCTCGTCGAGCACCTTCTCCATAATCGTGTGCAGACGGCGCGCACCGATGTTCTCCGTCGACTCGTTCACCTGAAAGGCGAAGTGGGCCATTTCTTCGAGAGCTTCGGGCGCGAACTCCAGCTTCAGGCCTTCAGTCTCGAGCAGCGCGATGGCCTGCTTCACCAGCGACGCACGCGGCTCCGTAAGAATCCGGAGAAAGTCTTCAACCGTGAGCGGCTTCAGCTCCACGCGGATAGGGAAGCGTCCCTGCAATTCGGGGATGAGGTCCGAGGGCTTGGAGACGTGAAACGCGCCCGCGGCGATGAACAGGATGTGGTCCGTCGCGACGAAGCCATACTTTGTGTTCACGGTCGTGCCTTCGACGATCGGCAGGATGTCGCGCTGCACGCCTTCGCGGCTGATGTCCGGCCCGTGTCCGCCCTCGCGCCCGGCGATCTTGTCCACTTCGTCGAGGAAGACGATCCCCGAGTCTTCGACGCGCTCCACGGCCACGCGCGTGACCTGGTCCATGTCGAGCAGGCGCGACTCCTCTTCCTGCACAAGGTAATCGAAGGCCTCGGCCACCTTGAGTTGGCGCTTGCGCGTGCGCTGCGACAGCAGGCCGGAGAGCATGTCACGCAGACCGCTGTTTTCGAGCTCATCGGGTGGCTGGTTCGACATGATCTCGATCTGCGGCTGGCTGCGGTCACGTGTTTCAAGCTCAACGAGCCGGTCGTCGAGACGGCCTTCCCGGAACTGCTGCCGGAGACGATCGCGCTCGCGGCTGCGGTCGCCATCGTTCTGCGGCGGGGGTGCAAGCACGGGGCGCGCGTCCTCAATCCCTTCCTGCCCCGCGATAAACGCAGCCTGCACCTCCGGCGCAGGCGCTGCCGAGCTTTGCTGGAATAGCAGATCAACGAGCCGGTCCTCTGCGGCGAGCTCGGCGCGGTCTTCAATCTCTTCAAGCTTTTCCTCGCGCACCATGTCGATCCCGACCTCGACGAGATCGCGCACAATCGACTCAACGTCGCGCCCCACGTAGCCGACCTCAGTGAACTTGGAGGCCTCGACCTTCAGGAAGGGCGAGTTGGTCAGCTTTGCCAGCCGTCGCGCAATCTCTGTCTTGCCCACGCCCGTAGACCCGATCATGAGAATGTTCTTCGGCATGATCTCTTCGGCGAGCTCGGGTGATAGCTTCTGACGGCGCGTGCGGTTCCGCAACGCAATCGCGACCGCGCGTTTCGCCGCAGCCTGCCCGACGACGTACTTGTCGAGCTCGGCGACGATCTCGCGAGGCGTCAGCTCATCAAGCGAGAGGGGTTGGTCTTCGGCGGTGCCGGGGAGGTAGATGGCCATCGATGCGTTGCTGTCCTAAGGGCTAAGTTGCTTTGATCTCTTCGATCACGATGCTCTGGTTGGAGTAGATGCAGATATCGGCCGCGATCTTCATGCTGCGCTCGACGATCTCGCGCGCCGAGAGCTGTGTGTTCTCGAGCAGCGCCGTTGCCGCGGCCAGCGCGAAGCTGCCGCCGGAGCCAATCGTCGCAATGATTCCGTCGGCGACCGGGTCGGGTTCGATCACATCGCCGTTGCCGGAGAGCAGGAATATCTGCTTCCCGTCGGCAATGATGAGCAGCGCCTCGAGCTGGCGCAGCAGCTTGTCCGTCCGCCAATCCTTGGCGAGCTCGACGGCCGAGCGCCCGAGGTTCCCGCTGTACTGCTCCAGCTTGGCCTCGAAGCGCGTGAAGAGCGCGAAGGCATCCGCCGTGGAGCCTGCAAAGCCCGCGAGCACCTTGTCGTTATAAAGACGGCGGATCTTGCGCGCGGTCTGTTTCATCACCGTCGAGCCGAGCGTCACCTGCCCATCGGCGGCCATAACCATTGTGCCGTCTCGCTGAACGCACAGCACGGTCGTGGAGCGCACCCGCCGTCCCTCGCCAAGGTCAAGCGGCGGGGGTGTGATTTCCCTCGACCCGGTTGGGTGATTGCCGGAGCGCCTTTTGCGCCGTAATTCTGTAACTGAAGTTTGTCCCGTCATGAGCAACCTGAAGTATATCGCCGCACCACGAGTGATTCCTCTACCCCTCGCTGGCGTGGCGCTTGTGGTCACCGCTTGCGCTATGCTCATCACATCTTCTGTGAGGCCCTCTTCCCAGCACCTGACGCACCTGTTGCACGGAGTCGATCCCCGTATCGCCGGCGGCGTTGTTGTGGGTGCGGCAGCGGTCGGAACCGCTCTCTGGCTGTGGGCGCGTTCGCGTCGCCCGACCGCCGAGGAGCTGGAGCGCCGGCGGCGTGACCGCCTGGCCACCGTCGGCCGCATCACCGACGGTGTGCTGATCGACGCCCGAACCCTGACCGGTGAAGAGACCAACGAGACGGCCCCCGAGGTGCTGATCTACAGCTACCGCCTCGCCGGCGTGACGTATGACTGCGCGCAGGACGTCTCGAAGCTGCCGGAACGCGTCACCGGATGGCGGCTGGACCAGCCGCTGCAGGTGCGCTACGACCCGCGCAATCCGGGTAACAGCGTCGTCGTTGCCGAAACCTGGAGCGGGCTGTGGCAGGAACGGGCCTGGCGCTGACCCGGAACCACCGTCCTGAACTCGCTTAAACGTTGAATTTGAAGAAGAGAACGTCGCCGTCCTTGACGACGTACTCCTTGCCCTCCGAACGCAGAAGCCCCGCTTCTTTCACGGCCTGCTCGGTGCCGAGCCGGAAGAGATCGTCGCAGTTGTAGGCCTCGGCGCGTATGAATCCCCGCTCAAAGTCCGAGTGGATGACGCCGGCCGCGCCCGGTGCTTTGGTGCCACGGCGAATTGTCCAGGCACGGCACTCGTCCGGTCCGGCCGTAAAGTATGTGATCAGGTCCAGCAGCCGATAGCCCGCGTGGATGAGTCGGTTTAATCCAGGCTCGGTGAGCCCGAGGTCGGCGAGAAACTCCGCGCGCTCGTCGGGCTCCAGCAGAGCAATCTCAGCTTCCATTGCGCCGCAGATGCGAACCACCTGCGACCCCTCCTCCGCTGCGCGCTGTTCCACCTGGGCGGTGTACGCGTTGCCGCTGGCGAGCGAAGCATCATCGACATTCGCTACATAGAGCATCGGCTTGGCCGTGATGAGCTGCAGATCACGCGTGGCGGCGCGTTCGTCGTCAGTGAGCTCGACGGTACGCGCCGGCTTGCCTTCCTCGAGCGCCGCTTTGATCTTTGCCACACCCGCGACCTCTGCCTTGATCTTCGGATCGGTTGAATTTTTTGCCAGCTTCTCCAGCCGCTGCGAGCGCTTCTCTACGGAATCCAGGTCGGCGAGCATCAACTCTGTGTTGATCACGTCAATATCCGAGAGCGGATTTACACCGCCTGCCACGTGCACGACCTCCGGATCGTCGAAGCAGCGGACCACGTGCACGATCGCGTCGGTCGCCCGAATGTGCCCGAGGAACTGGTTGCCGAGCCCTTCGCCCTTGCTCGCGCCGGCGACCAGGCCGGCAATATCGATGAATTCCATCGTCGTCGGGACAAGAGATTTCGGCTTGAACATCGCAGCGATGCGATCCAGCCGCTCGTCCGGCACGGACACAATGCCGACGTTCGGATCGATCGTGCAGAACGGATAGTTCGCGGCCTGGGCCTTGGCGGCCGTGAGCGCGTTGAAGATGGTGGACTTGCCGACGTTCGGCAGCCCTACGATTCCACAATTAAGAGCCATGTTCCGGGTATGTTTCCTTCTCTTCTATTGGAACATGGCGCGCGCAATCGCATTCCTCAGGAGGACCTGTGCGCCGCCGCTTTGCCGAAAGCCTTCAGCCCGCGCGCCATCTGGCGGCGCTCCTTCGGGCTCAGCACCTCGGCCAGCCGGTCCACCTGGCGGGCATGCGCCGCGAACACTTTGTCGATGAGGTCCCGGCCCGCTGGCGTCAGGTCGACGACGCGCACCCGCCGGTCCTCAGAGCTATTCGTGCGCGTGACCAGGCCACGCTTCAGCAGCCGGTCAACGGCCACGGAGATCGACCCCGGCGTCAGAAAGACCTTCGGGCCGATCGTATTAACCGGCATCGGTCCCTTATGCAGCAGCGCCTCCAGGATGCGGAACTCCGACTCTCCCAGCCCGCTGCCGTTCAAAGTGTGCTCCGTGAAGCCCAGCAGGGAGTGGTACGCCTTGATCAGCACCAGCCAGAGCTGCGTGCCCGAAACCTTGTCCGCCTTCTGATCCTTCGCAGGGCGTACATCCTTCGACTGCCTGGAGTTAGCAGACTTGGCCGGCTTCTGCGCCTTGGAAGGCTTCGTTGCGTCAACGGTCTTCTGAATCGTTCGCATACCCATTGACATCAATATAATTGGTACAGACATAATCCGGGAGTTAAAAATGGTACGCATCGGGATTGATAGCTTCGTCGAGATGCTGGCCGACGGACGCCCCGCCGGTGAGCGTGGCCAGGAGCGCGTCGCGCAACTCATGGAGGAGATCGAACTTGCAGACCGCGTTGGCCTGAACAGCTTTGGCATCGGCGAGCATCGCCGCGAGGAGTACATCGCCAGCTCGCCCGCCGTACTCCTGGCCGCGGCCGCAGCGCGCACCGAGAAGATCCGCCTCACCAGCGCAGTCACCGTCCTCAGCTCCGACGATCCAGTCCGTGTCTTTCAGGACTTCGCCACGCTTGATCTCATATCCAACGGCCGTGCCGAGATCATCGTCGGCCGTGGTTCGTTCATCGAGTCTTACCCGCTCTTCGGCTACGACCTCAAAAACTACGATGAGCTCTTCGCCGAAAAACTCGACCTGCTGCTGCATCTGCGCGACGAGGTGAAGGTCTACTGGGAGGGCAAGCACCGGCCGTCGCTCACCGGCCAGGGTGTGTGGCCACGGCCCGTGCAGCCGGTGCTTCCCATTCGCCTCGGAGTCGGCGGAACGCCGAACTCTTTCGTCCGCGCTGGCATGCTCGGCCTTCCGCTCACCGTCGCCATCATCGGCGGCGAGCCGCACCGGTTCCGCCCACTGGTCGACCTCTATCGCCAGTCTGGACGCCGCGCCGGCTACGCGCCCGAGTCGCTCGATGTCGCGGTCCACTCGATCGGCTACGTCGCCGAAACCGACCAGCAGGCCGCCGACGAGCTCTGGCCCGCCTACTCGCACACCTTCAGCCGTATCGGAAAGGAGCGGGGCTGGGGGCCGCTGACCCGTGCCGCCTTTGACGCTCAGCGCGGGCCGACCGGAGCTTTCGTCGTCGGCTCGCCGGAGACAGCGGCCAAGAAGATGCAGCACATCAGCGATTCTCTCGGAGGCGTCTCGCAGGTCAGCCTGATGATGTCCGGTGGTCCGCTGGCACACGACAAGATGTTGCGGTCAATCGAACTCCTCGGCACCGAGGTCAGCCCACGCGTGCAGGAGCAGTCGGCGGTCGCAACGATCTGAGTCGTCGCGTAAGCGCCCGGGGCGGTTTGCGGATGGTATGCTTCCCTTCCGCGCCGGAGGGCTGCTGTACCCGTGACCACCTACAAGCCCAGGAAAAGCTTCTGGCAGATCTGGAACATGAGCTTCGGCTTTCTCGGGATCCAGTTCGGCTGGGGCCTGCAGATGGCCAACATGAGCGCCATCTACGAGTACCTGGGAGCGCGCGCGGATCAGATCCCAATTCTGTGGCTGGCCGCACCTTTGACCGGTCTGCTCGTGCAACCGCTGATCGGCAATGCGAGCGACCATACCTGGGGTCCGCTCGGACGCCGGCGGCCATACTTCCTCGCCGGTGCAATCCTGAGTTCGGCGATGCTGCTGTTCATGCCGCACGCGACAGCGCTCTGGATGGCGGCCGTGATGCTGTGGGTGCTCGACGCATCGATCAACATCAGCATGGAACCCTTCCGCGCGTTCGTCGCCGACCTGCTGCCTGAGGGCCAGCGGACTGCCGGCTTCGCTATGCAGAGCCTCTTCATCGGATTAGGTGCTGTCGTCGCATCCGCGATGCCGTGGCTGCTCAACAACGTCTGGCATCTCAAGGTGGGCCCAACGGCTCCGGGGACAATTCCGGAGACCGTGCGGATCTCGTTTACCGTTGGGGCCGTGGCCTTCATCGGAGCCGTCCTGTGGACGATCGTCACCACGAAGGAGTACCCGCCAGACGACATGAACGCCTTCCGGCGTGCCAGGCGCGAGTACCGGGGGCTGGGGCACAACGCGAGAGAGATCGCCCACGCAGTTCGCGTAATGCCGGACGCGATGCGGAAACTCGGCCCGGTGCAGCTGTGCACGTGGCTCGGGCTGTTCTGCATGTGGCTGTACTTCCCGGTCGCTGTGGCACATAACGTCTTTGGCGCGAGCGGCCCCGGCACGCCGGAATACGCGCGCGGTGTGGAGTGGGGCGGCGTCTGTTTCGCGGCTTATTCGGCGGTGTGCTTCGCCTTCTCGTTCGTGCTACCCAGGCTTGCGCTTCGTGCCGGGCGCGTGCGGACGCATATCGTGTGCCTGATCTGCGGCGCCCTGGGGCTTGCCACGGTTGGGTTCATCCACAACCAATACATCCTGCTGCTGAGCATGGTCGGTGTAGGCATTGCCTGGGCGAGCACACTCTCCATGCCCTACGCGATCCTCGCGGCCAGCCTGCCAGAGGAGCACATCGGCGTCTATATGGGGATCTTCAACTTCTTCGTCGTTATGCCGGAGATCCTTACGTCCCTCTTCTTCGGCTGGATCATGATCCACTTCCTTCACAACAACCGGCTCTACGCGGTGGTGGGAGGCGGGTTGTTCCTGTTCGTCGCGGCGGCGCTGATGGGGCGCGTGAAGGATCCGCAGACGATAAGCCTGCAGACGGTGGAACCGAGGGAACTCGCAGGGGCGTTGTGAGCGC
Protein-coding sequences here:
- the hslU gene encoding ATP-dependent protease ATPase subunit HslU; its protein translation is MAIYLPGTAEDQPLSLDELTPREIVAELDKYVVGQAAAKRAVAIALRNRTRRQKLSPELAEEIMPKNILMIGSTGVGKTEIARRLAKLTNSPFLKVEASKFTEVGYVGRDVESIVRDLVEVGIDMVREEKLEEIEDRAELAAEDRLVDLLFQQSSAAPAPEVQAAFIAGQEGIEDARPVLAPPPQNDGDRSRERDRLRQQFREGRLDDRLVELETRDRSQPQIEIMSNQPPDELENSGLRDMLSGLLSQRTRKRQLKVAEAFDYLVQEEESRLLDMDQVTRVAVERVEDSGIVFLDEVDKIAGREGGHGPDISREGVQRDILPIVEGTTVNTKYGFVATDHILFIAAGAFHVSKPSDLIPELQGRFPIRVELKPLTVEDFLRILTEPRASLVKQAIALLETEGLKLEFAPEALEEMAHFAFQVNESTENIGARRLHTIMEKVLDEISFHAPDIVKPPAEANAHDGAKLPAVPPLHERTTEKGHTEKVLTVTREYVQQQVASIVKNQDLSRYIL
- the hslV gene encoding ATP-dependent protease subunit HslV, whose translation is MRSTTVLCVQRDGTMVMAADGQVTLGSTVMKQTARKIRRLYNDKVLAGFAGSTADAFALFTRFEAKLEQYSGNLGRSAVELAKDWRTDKLLRQLEALLIIADGKQIFLLSGNGDVIEPDPVADGIIATIGSGGSFALAAATALLENTQLSAREIVERSMKIAADICIYSNQSIVIEEIKAT
- the ychF gene encoding redox-regulated ATPase YchF, which gives rise to MALNCGIVGLPNVGKSTIFNALTAAKAQAANYPFCTIDPNVGIVSVPDERLDRIAAMFKPKSLVPTTMEFIDIAGLVAGASKGEGLGNQFLGHIRATDAIVHVVRCFDDPEVVHVAGGVNPLSDIDVINTELMLADLDSVEKRSQRLEKLAKNSTDPKIKAEVAGVAKIKAALEEGKPARTVELTDDERAATRDLQLITAKPMLYVANVDDASLASGNAYTAQVEQRAAEEGSQVVRICGAMEAEIALLEPDERAEFLADLGLTEPGLNRLIHAGYRLLDLITYFTAGPDECRAWTIRRGTKAPGAAGVIHSDFERGFIRAEAYNCDDLFRLGTEQAVKEAGLLRSEGKEYVVKDGDVLFFKFNV
- a CDS encoding MarR family winged helix-turn-helix transcriptional regulator, which produces MRTIQKTVDATKPSKAQKPAKSANSRQSKDVRPAKDQKADKVSGTQLWLVLIKAYHSLLGFTEHTLNGSGLGESEFRILEALLHKGPMPVNTIGPKVFLTPGSISVAVDRLLKRGLVTRTNSSEDRRVRVVDLTPAGRDLIDKVFAAHARQVDRLAEVLSPKERRQMARGLKAFGKAAAHRSS
- a CDS encoding Atu2307/SP_0267 family LLM class monooxygenase, producing MVRIGIDSFVEMLADGRPAGERGQERVAQLMEEIELADRVGLNSFGIGEHRREEYIASSPAVLLAAAAARTEKIRLTSAVTVLSSDDPVRVFQDFATLDLISNGRAEIIVGRGSFIESYPLFGYDLKNYDELFAEKLDLLLHLRDEVKVYWEGKHRPSLTGQGVWPRPVQPVLPIRLGVGGTPNSFVRAGMLGLPLTVAIIGGEPHRFRPLVDLYRQSGRRAGYAPESLDVAVHSIGYVAETDQQAADELWPAYSHTFSRIGKERGWGPLTRAAFDAQRGPTGAFVVGSPETAAKKMQHISDSLGGVSQVSLMMSGGPLAHDKMLRSIELLGTEVSPRVQEQSAVATI
- a CDS encoding MFS transporter encodes the protein MTTYKPRKSFWQIWNMSFGFLGIQFGWGLQMANMSAIYEYLGARADQIPILWLAAPLTGLLVQPLIGNASDHTWGPLGRRRPYFLAGAILSSAMLLFMPHATALWMAAVMLWVLDASINISMEPFRAFVADLLPEGQRTAGFAMQSLFIGLGAVVASAMPWLLNNVWHLKVGPTAPGTIPETVRISFTVGAVAFIGAVLWTIVTTKEYPPDDMNAFRRARREYRGLGHNAREIAHAVRVMPDAMRKLGPVQLCTWLGLFCMWLYFPVAVAHNVFGASGPGTPEYARGVEWGGVCFAAYSAVCFAFSFVLPRLALRAGRVRTHIVCLICGALGLATVGFIHNQYILLLSMVGVGIAWASTLSMPYAILAASLPEEHIGVYMGIFNFFVVMPEILTSLFFGWIMIHFLHNNRLYAVVGGGLFLFVAAALMGRVKDPQTISLQTVEPRELAGAL